From Microscilla marina ATCC 23134, one genomic window encodes:
- a CDS encoding dipeptidase, whose product MLPIFDLHCDLLSYLSENSQRTHNDVEIGCALPHLQQGKVKVQTLAIYSPTAAGSTQMATRECAIYQQLLEKHSDQFAPAHTLEQIKAVFNDVSRVGIVASIENASGFCEEEEPLAHGLARLDKMYEQLGRVLYISLTHHHENRFGGGNKSEAGLKKDGKALLEHLAEHHPETAIDLSHTSDDLAYDIFKFIDRQKLNLSVIASHSNFRTIWDNPRNLPDEYVQEIVQRDGIIGINFLRAYIHDTQPAKLLHHILYGINQQAHRHLAYGADFFFTDDHPDESRKPFFFPAHENSSKYPEVNQELRDYISRQDIDALSYGNVMTFLEKTWKF is encoded by the coding sequence ATGCTTCCAATATTTGACTTGCATTGTGACTTATTGTCTTATTTGTCTGAAAACTCCCAAAGAACCCACAACGATGTTGAGATTGGGTGTGCTTTGCCTCACCTGCAACAAGGCAAGGTAAAAGTACAAACATTGGCAATTTATAGTCCTACTGCAGCCGGAAGCACCCAAATGGCCACCAGAGAATGTGCTATCTATCAACAGTTGTTAGAAAAACACAGCGATCAGTTTGCCCCAGCCCACACTTTAGAACAAATCAAAGCAGTTTTTAATGATGTATCGCGGGTGGGTATTGTGGCTTCTATTGAAAACGCTTCAGGGTTTTGCGAAGAAGAAGAACCTTTAGCACACGGTTTGGCTCGTTTAGACAAAATGTATGAGCAACTGGGCAGGGTACTATATATTAGCCTTACCCACCACCACGAAAACCGCTTTGGAGGTGGCAATAAAAGCGAAGCTGGGCTCAAAAAAGATGGCAAAGCCCTACTAGAGCACCTTGCCGAGCATCACCCCGAAACAGCCATTGACCTCTCGCACACCAGCGACGACCTGGCTTATGACATATTTAAGTTTATCGACCGTCAAAAGCTCAATTTGTCTGTGATTGCCAGCCACTCTAACTTTAGAACCATCTGGGACAATCCGCGCAACTTACCCGATGAGTATGTACAGGAAATAGTACAACGCGATGGCATTATAGGTATCAACTTTTTGCGGGCGTATATACACGACACCCAACCTGCCAAACTACTACACCATATTTTATATGGCATTAATCAACAAGCGCACCGCCATCTTGCCTATGGTGCCGATTTCTTTTTTACAGATGACCATCCCGACGAAAGTCGTAAGCCTTTCTTTTTTCCTGCCCACGAAAACTCCAGCAAATACCCTGAGGTTAACCAAGAATTACGTGATTATATCTCGCGCCAAGACATTGACGCCTTAAGCTATGGCAATGTCATGACGTTTTTGGAGAAGACATGGAAGTTTTAA